One genomic segment of Candidatus Fukatsuia endosymbiont of Tuberolachnus salignus includes these proteins:
- the iscR gene encoding Fe-S cluster assembly transcriptional regulator IscR, whose amino-acid sequence MRLTSKGRYAVTAMLDVALHSQDGSVRLADISERQGISLSYLEQLFAKLRKHDLVTSVRGTGGGYKLGQEAAQIAVGAIINAVDESIDATRCQGKEPCQAGERCLTHTLWCDLSKRISSFLNNITLAELVDNKDVLAVADRQDNDILGINKRRSQEKLNIKLPF is encoded by the coding sequence ATGAGACTTACATCCAAAGGTCGTTATGCCGTAACAGCTATGCTTGATGTTGCATTACACTCCCAAGATGGATCAGTACGGCTGGCAGATATCTCTGAACGCCAGGGGATTTCGTTGTCCTATCTGGAACAACTTTTTGCAAAATTACGTAAACATGATTTAGTCACCAGTGTACGTGGCACAGGGGGTGGTTATAAATTGGGTCAAGAAGCCGCACAGATAGCAGTCGGCGCAATCATTAACGCCGTTGATGAGTCTATCGATGCTACCCGTTGTCAAGGCAAAGAGCCCTGCCAGGCGGGTGAACGCTGTTTAACCCATACTTTGTGGTGTGATCTGAGTAAACGAATCAGTAGTTTTTTGAACAATATTACTTTGGCAGAATTAGTTGATAATAAAGATGTTTTAGCCGTCGCAGATCGGCAAGATAATGATATTCTTGGTATCAATAAGCGTCGATCACAAGAAAAACTTAACATTAAGCTGCCGTTCTAA
- a CDS encoding IscS subfamily cysteine desulfurase, whose protein sequence is MNLPIYLDYAATTPVDPRVAEKMMQCLTLDGIFGNPASRSHRFGWQAEEAVDVARNDIATLIGADPREIVFTSGATESDNLAIKGVANFYQTKGKHIITCRTEHPAVLDTCHQLELQGFEVSYLSPQPNGIIDVEQLTKTLRQETILVSIMHVNNETGVIQDIAAIGDICRGQGILFHVDATQSVGKLPIDLTNLKVDLMSFSAHKIYGPMGIGALFVRRNPKVRIEAQQQGGGHERGMRSGTLPVHQIVGMGEACRIAKEEMKRESQHLTNLRNRLWHGIKEIKGVHCNGEITQLAPHILNVSFDRIPAELLILNLRNLAVSSGSACTSARVEPSHVLRALGVSDELAHSTLRFSLGRFTTEEEIDYAIKSVCECIESLSKLSPIKLGSYKML, encoded by the coding sequence ATGAATTTACCTATTTATCTGGATTATGCAGCTACAACACCGGTTGATCCTCGAGTGGCTGAAAAAATGATGCAGTGTCTAACATTGGACGGTATTTTTGGTAATCCTGCTTCCCGATCTCACCGTTTTGGTTGGCAAGCGGAGGAAGCCGTTGATGTCGCACGTAACGATATTGCCACATTAATTGGCGCAGATCCACGTGAGATAGTTTTTACCTCCGGTGCCACTGAATCAGATAATCTGGCAATTAAAGGTGTGGCCAATTTTTACCAAACAAAAGGTAAACACATCATTACCTGCCGAACTGAGCATCCCGCGGTGTTAGATACGTGCCACCAATTGGAGCTCCAAGGCTTCGAGGTCAGTTACCTGTCTCCACAACCTAACGGGATTATCGATGTAGAACAGCTGACAAAGACTCTACGGCAAGAGACTATTCTCGTTTCTATTATGCATGTAAACAATGAAACCGGTGTAATACAGGATATTGCAGCTATTGGAGACATCTGCCGTGGTCAGGGTATTCTTTTCCATGTCGATGCGACACAAAGTGTAGGTAAATTACCGATTGATCTCACAAATTTAAAAGTAGATTTGATGTCTTTTTCGGCACATAAGATTTATGGACCTATGGGGATTGGCGCGCTGTTTGTGCGACGTAATCCAAAAGTACGTATCGAGGCTCAACAACAGGGAGGAGGTCATGAACGTGGTATGCGTTCAGGGACGTTGCCAGTGCATCAAATTGTCGGCATGGGAGAGGCGTGTCGTATCGCCAAAGAAGAAATGAAGCGTGAATCTCAGCATCTGACAAATCTACGTAACCGTCTATGGCATGGAATCAAAGAAATAAAAGGCGTTCATTGTAACGGCGAGATAACACAGCTAGCACCTCATATCTTGAATGTCAGTTTTGACCGTATTCCCGCGGAATTACTGATACTCAATCTGAGAAATTTAGCGGTTTCTTCCGGTTCAGCCTGTACCTCCGCCCGTGTGGAACCTTCACATGTGCTACGCGCATTGGGTGTCAGCGATGAATTGGCTCACAGTACGCTCCGCTTTTCTCTCGGACGTTTTACCACCGAGGAAGAGATCGACTACGCCATTAAATCAGTGTGCGAATGCATTGAGAGTCTGAGTAAGCTCTCTCCAATAAAGTTAGGCAGCTATAAGATGCTCTAG
- the pepB gene encoding aminopeptidase PepB: MTEEIMQVSLSNKAADARWGKVVLVSSNDQGITVHLNATVNGTKLNAIQCAARKIAVQGIKKVKLAGAGWQLEESWVFWQGFRDAKKQHRIEWAALSVDECQELKWRLKTIDWLRDTINMPAEDLSPEQLAAEAISLMKNVTPEGAFNYQIIKGENLHKQKYHGIYTVGRGSDRPPLLLILDYNPSRDASVPVFACLVGKGITFDSGGYSLKPSSAMDSMKSDMGGAATVTAGLALAAARGLRQRVKLYLCCADNMVSGNAFRLGDIIHYRNGKTVEVMNTDAEGRLVLADGLIDAAQQNAPLIIDAATLTGAAKVALGNDYHALFSFDDQLVQQMLISANSENEPFWRLPLAEFHRQQLPSQFAQLNNVAIPSATGGASTAAAFLSHFVKNYQQGWLHIDCSATYRKTAVEQWAAGATGLGARTLANLLIARAK; this comes from the coding sequence ATGACTGAAGAAATTATGCAGGTATCGTTATCAAACAAAGCTGCTGATGCCCGTTGGGGCAAAGTGGTGCTTGTCAGCAGCAACGACCAGGGTATCACTGTTCATTTAAACGCTACAGTGAACGGCACTAAATTGAACGCTATCCAGTGTGCTGCTCGTAAGATCGCGGTTCAAGGTATCAAAAAAGTAAAATTGGCAGGTGCCGGTTGGCAGTTAGAAGAAAGCTGGGTCTTCTGGCAAGGGTTTCGTGATGCCAAAAAACAGCACAGAATAGAATGGGCAGCGCTCTCAGTAGATGAATGCCAGGAATTGAAATGGCGTCTAAAGACTATTGACTGGCTTCGTGACACCATCAACATGCCAGCAGAAGATCTCTCCCCTGAGCAACTAGCGGCAGAAGCTATCTCTTTGATGAAGAATGTGACGCCAGAAGGTGCTTTCAACTATCAAATCATTAAGGGAGAAAATCTGCATAAACAAAAGTATCACGGTATTTATACCGTAGGTCGTGGCTCGGATCGTCCGCCACTGTTGTTAATACTGGATTATAATCCGAGCCGTGATGCAAGCGTGCCAGTATTTGCATGTTTGGTAGGTAAAGGGATCACCTTCGATTCAGGTGGCTACAGTTTGAAACCCAGTTCTGCTATGGATTCAATGAAATCCGATATGGGTGGAGCCGCAACCGTTACCGCTGGGTTGGCATTAGCAGCAGCGAGGGGCCTGCGACAACGTGTTAAACTTTATCTGTGTTGCGCGGATAATATGGTTAGCGGCAATGCTTTCAGACTAGGTGATATTATTCATTATCGTAATGGCAAGACGGTCGAAGTCATGAATACCGACGCTGAAGGGCGTTTAGTGTTAGCCGATGGTTTGATTGATGCGGCTCAACAGAATGCACCCTTGATCATTGATGCCGCAACCTTGACTGGTGCTGCAAAAGTGGCACTGGGTAACGATTATCATGCATTGTTCAGCTTCGATGATCAATTGGTACAACAGATGCTCATCAGTGCTAATAGTGAAAACGAACCTTTTTGGCGTTTACCACTGGCAGAATTTCATCGTCAGCAATTACCTTCCCAGTTTGCTCAATTAAATAATGTCGCTATCCCTAGTGCTACCGGTGGTGCCAGCACCGCCGCGGCGTTTTTATCACATTTTGTAAAAAATTATCAGCAAGGCTGGTTACACATCGACTGTTCAGCAACTTATCGAAAAACAGCGGTAGAACAATGGGCGGCAGGTGCCACCGGTTTAGGAGCCCGCACCCTGGCGAATCTTTTAATAGCCAGAGCAAAATGA
- a CDS encoding SDR family oxidoreductase, protein MEKKLVVITGASSGFGAEIAKQLSELGYPLLLLARRIERLEALKLPKTLCRQVNITDRHSFEQAIKEAESQFGNVDCLVNNAGVMLLGNIEQQDAEEWENMFATNVLGLLHGMQLVLKKMKKNQSGTIINISSLAGRKTFEHHAAYSGTKFAVHGITETVRWELAPYNVRVITVSPGAAETELLEHTSRQDIKQGYTEWKSSINGVISAQDVAKAVVFCYQLPQNVCIREIAIAPTKQQN, encoded by the coding sequence ATGGAAAAGAAATTAGTGGTTATTACTGGTGCGAGTTCTGGATTCGGTGCTGAAATTGCTAAACAATTAAGCGAGTTAGGATACCCTCTTTTGCTTCTTGCTCGTCGAATTGAACGTCTTGAAGCGCTGAAATTGCCAAAAACGCTTTGTCGCCAAGTAAACATAACGGATCGTCATAGTTTTGAACAAGCTATTAAGGAGGCAGAGTCTCAATTTGGCAACGTGGATTGTCTGGTTAACAACGCGGGTGTCATGTTGCTCGGAAATATAGAGCAACAAGACGCCGAAGAATGGGAAAATATGTTTGCAACCAATGTATTGGGATTATTACATGGGATGCAACTCGTTCTGAAAAAAATGAAAAAGAACCAATCAGGGACAATAATCAACATCAGCTCTCTTGCCGGAAGGAAAACATTTGAGCATCATGCTGCCTATTCTGGTACTAAATTTGCGGTACATGGTATCACTGAAACCGTACGCTGGGAGCTGGCGCCTTACAATGTAAGAGTGATAACTGTTTCACCAGGGGCGGCGGAAACAGAGTTGCTAGAACATACATCTAGACAGGATATTAAACAGGGTTACACTGAGTGGAAATCGAGTATTAACGGTGTTATTTCAGCCCAAGATGTAGCAAAAGCTGTGGTTTTTTGTTACCAATTACCCCAAAATGTCTGTATTCGTGAAATTGCTATTGCTCCCACTAAGCAACAAAATTAA
- a CDS encoding IS630 family transposase, producing MKINSLTASQKQDLERLNRYEHDGRVRDRIKAVLLKNEGWNNKAIAHALGIHEETVRQHVTDWLSDEKLKPENGGSYSKLSVHESLLLEKHIESTTYSRVIDICAYVETQFGVCYTVSGMTKWLKAHCFSYKQPKATPVKVDVAQQEAFIASYFTLLESALKNEPIVFMDSAPPTMATKVVCGWIRKGKDKPLVKTGAKTRVNVMGAIELSTMKVVSARPEQVNSETTVAFFEQLKAAYPDAQKIHIILDNSGYHCRQRVKDAALEKAIVLHYLPPYSPNLNPIERLWKVMNERVRNNRFFSSAKEFRGAIAEFFDSTLAKIAPFLRGRINDNFQTI from the coding sequence ATGAAAATAAACTCACTGACAGCCTCTCAAAAACAAGATTTGGAACGCCTTAATCGTTACGAACACGATGGCCGTGTTCGAGATCGAATCAAAGCCGTGTTGTTGAAAAATGAAGGCTGGAATAACAAAGCGATTGCCCACGCATTAGGTATTCATGAAGAAACAGTGAGGCAACATGTAACAGATTGGCTTTCAGACGAAAAATTAAAGCCTGAAAATGGCGGCTCGTATAGTAAGTTGAGCGTGCATGAATCTTTATTGCTTGAAAAACACATTGAAAGCACGACTTATAGCCGTGTCATCGATATCTGTGCTTATGTGGAAACCCAATTTGGCGTCTGTTACACCGTATCTGGCATGACAAAATGGCTGAAAGCGCATTGTTTTAGCTATAAGCAGCCCAAAGCGACGCCGGTTAAAGTGGATGTTGCTCAGCAAGAAGCGTTTATCGCGTCTTATTTCACTTTGCTAGAGAGTGCTCTTAAGAATGAACCGATTGTTTTTATGGATTCAGCCCCTCCAACGATGGCTACTAAAGTGGTCTGCGGTTGGATAAGGAAAGGCAAAGATAAGCCGCTGGTCAAAACAGGGGCAAAAACACGGGTTAATGTCATGGGAGCCATTGAATTGAGCACCATGAAGGTGGTCAGTGCCCGTCCTGAGCAGGTGAATTCAGAAACCACCGTCGCTTTTTTTGAGCAGCTCAAAGCTGCTTATCCTGATGCACAAAAGATACACATTATTTTAGATAATTCTGGCTATCATTGCCGTCAGCGAGTCAAAGACGCCGCATTAGAGAAGGCTATCGTACTCCATTATTTACCCCCTTATAGCCCTAATCTTAATCCCATCGAGCGATTATGGAAGGTCATGAACGAGCGTGTCAGAAACAACCGATTTTTCTCTTCAGCCAAAGAGTTTCGTGGGGCTATAGCCGAATTTTTTGATAGTACATTGGCAAAAATTGCTCCCTTTCTCAGGGGCAGAATTAACGATAATTTCCAAACCATCTAA
- a CDS encoding TA system antitoxin ParD family protein, whose amino-acid sequence MAISIRLDEDFVTDVKIYADVSSRSVPKQIEHWAKIGRIVEDNPDLPYGFILETLLAKREIEKNKVSRYVRRTKRTEG is encoded by the coding sequence ATGGCTATCAGTATTCGTCTTGATGAAGATTTCGTAACTGACGTTAAGATTTATGCCGATGTTTCCAGTAGAAGTGTACCAAAACAGATCGAACACTGGGCGAAAATTGGTCGCATAGTTGAAGACAATCCAGATTTACCGTATGGTTTTATCTTGGAAACGTTGCTAGCAAAGAGAGAAATCGAAAAAAATAAGGTATCGCGCTATGTCAGAAGGACTAAACGGACAGAAGGTTGA
- a CDS encoding type II toxin-antitoxin system RelE/ParE family toxin, with the protein MSEGLNGQKVDVYESNRFSKALARLPEKLLRLVEDEIERVIINPELGEPKKGDLNYLRVHKFQLNSQLVLLSYSWIGSKLALYFLGLGSHENFYQEQKRQRKSDLKLIE; encoded by the coding sequence ATGTCAGAAGGACTAAACGGACAGAAGGTTGATGTTTATGAATCTAACCGTTTTTCCAAAGCATTAGCCAGACTCCCCGAAAAACTATTGAGACTTGTAGAAGATGAGATTGAACGGGTTATCATAAATCCTGAACTCGGAGAACCAAAAAAAGGTGACCTCAATTATTTACGGGTGCATAAATTCCAACTCAATAGTCAACTTGTTTTATTAAGCTATAGCTGGATAGGGAGTAAGCTGGCGTTATATTTTTTAGGTTTAGGCTCACATGAAAATTTTTATCAGGAACAAAAGCGTCAACGAAAATCAGATCTCAAACTGATCGAATAG
- a CDS encoding calcium-binding protein — MLNFMRDASYRHIFLVDKKGDFHQLDVDKQGRPYLGHKLSETQATEGDDVILLSNAVTLTDNTFFALAGDDIVIDTSEYDRSLFGGTGNDILITSGKGIKIVDGEEGDDQLFGDKGNDELYGNAGNDKLYGGRGNDDLFGGQGDDSYLFDPDDGWDLINDIGGNDTIVFIGGITKKEIFLQKNGDDLEILLAEHSITVEEYFKSPANRIEKIQTIDGELRGDNIDTLVSSLSSFDAKQRLNLMSENERFSHLYATLWSNVSKMVS, encoded by the coding sequence ATGCTGAATTTTATGCGTGATGCCAGTTACCGCCATATTTTTCTAGTTGATAAAAAAGGGGATTTCCATCAGCTGGATGTTGACAAACAAGGGCGTCCTTATCTCGGTCATAAACTGAGTGAAACACAAGCAACGGAAGGGGATGACGTTATTCTCTTATCCAATGCCGTCACACTTACGGATAACACCTTTTTTGCCCTGGCCGGTGACGATATTGTTATTGATACCAGTGAATACGATCGTAGCTTATTCGGGGGGACGGGTAATGATATTTTGATCACCAGTGGTAAAGGAATAAAAATAGTAGATGGTGAAGAAGGAGACGATCAGCTATTTGGCGATAAAGGCAATGATGAACTTTATGGTAATGCAGGAAACGATAAACTTTATGGTGGCAGAGGCAATGATGATCTCTTTGGCGGTCAAGGAGATGATAGCTATCTTTTTGATCCTGATGATGGCTGGGATCTCATCAATGATATAGGGGGGAATGATACTATTGTCTTTATTGGCGGGATCACCAAAAAAGAAATTTTTCTTCAGAAGAATGGCGACGATTTAGAAATACTCCTGGCCGAACATAGCATCACAGTAGAAGAATATTTTAAATCGCCCGCGAATAGAATCGAAAAAATCCAGACAATAGATGGTGAACTCAGGGGTGATAATATTGATACATTGGTATCCAGCCTTTCTTCATTCGATGCTAAACAACGTTTGAACCTGATGTCAGAAAATGAAAGGTTCTCTCATCTTTATGCAACCTTGTGGTCAAATGTAAGCAAGATGGTATCTTAA
- a CDS encoding C80 family cysteine peptidase produces MFMQGSNRIQNDLLDDTNSYSSRDSSSPASELDFWDIPEVTAHNGGDTHYDGQIIIQLENDRVVAKSAAYLAGKHKKSVLVQLDKNGYYRVVFGDAKKLKGKLRWQLVGHGSVQDREVTLAYQSARALANNLQGFHYSFGAKFRINRNPHSVSLVGCSLIEMSKERGFAWQFAQELGKYDIYPNVSAHRTDMAVTPHGQKITLDSKGLWNHKVSENKLVLTWNKQGRLVPTTDLSIRLQWVLSLVDNLASGELKYSALNLEELADLTDAFQSKQGRLDVKQLMLTAFNNMEHLAWRHEIYQLLQLQDTHHPQLSGLSVQAALQQSQYWNKIQEKNIVALAKASMKQNNSGVSVKMQIAPQGLYIGGNELHTQSNAISLGLAWLHARCLGTPETRRLLNGLLTHALINEQKADTDGMITDGEMSQANLFRQQFIELKNFDLNDQKIFTQQLVSPFDWKPGYYLFKSQHHALMLVSQIENGQPTYYLYDPHVGEIRCSGKDSGNSSLALKAILNDYLQGRNALLDPDTRAEQYGVTQKNNQYHFTIYEVNVTHAARRLPALTQLQTLLMDFRTHRQRMTEAGDVRFGNITLPARVLSQIGANIDGEPLSPRHLTDTSLLARLRFFPAQLNNYLMQLDKNDPVATQTVLLLKQQIFLQKGRLAGLLTTGKNNSTLEASIVLLDKINYHVKNGHIMSGLWPSLHDATAWSRFNRSVHRVGVGMQGYGYTRGIYDLIKYREMLKRDSLTDEEKNELVYERNLALASFGSNVLIDATQYGLVKWGQQLISTGPAAMINRTQHVFSKFVRGNRITGATMRTGARLGQMRFNASTGIAKFGGPTLTILSSGFDIYSAHRAFAQLATTANTETRQDLIFSGSLAVISAAVNISVGIAFAMGGASATLAGPLGIALGMTIIAVSQAYFANRTMEKINKNIVLTTLEQLENTGRLFFGMDLNKDVQNRLAKLESQKAVREEYDRQLDEHAGKILEKSGQQVDVVYYSRGSFTLLEEEYLTLILVSPGVTFVKPADQHLIILSEKVRLQDLDKAQLEQAHRLNEGAFATHKSGLLYFEPTVLQSVDDNINVSTDTVNHYTQGSVRRLTLSEMLLNQPSDTNPYLENHDTENILGNAHDPLAINRNQQAGTAAFFELGEGNDTVIGYRNKKNIFTVGAGFKQYTGGQLADTFYLMGALTPHRYSILNGEEAVPLAAAPQDGHIFDKNQLTDNDTLVAAGSPPIGASGYMIDLTYGEVRYIGLSGLVATVANIEHALGHHKRGDILIGDEGDNQLNGRGGFDNLQGRGGNDVLSLEQGAAEGGTGIDTYCILQNSQAGDVTITLYDPLMSNNGVPEVNNIMLNHNIDQIETISLLAENHSRSQYSVSIRLRNDNGTQTTLLLKNAYQLAAGNNKQLKQVNQYILSTRDGLLLFPEWPKILEQDNSGNWLFFSTFKAQYSIVHDQSLQEFFANNPSATPKIELQQDNGRGQGQITINDTVKLLPEYIQLVAEDSPFNDHIKGDKFNNMLHSRRGNDVLTGGEGADIYYLHDDPIEKISLE; encoded by the coding sequence ATGTTTATGCAAGGAAGCAATAGAATACAAAACGATTTACTCGATGATACAAATAGTTATAGCAGCAGGGACAGTAGTAGCCCCGCCTCTGAGTTGGATTTTTGGGATATCCCCGAAGTTACCGCGCACAATGGTGGCGACACTCATTATGACGGTCAAATCATTATTCAGTTAGAAAATGATAGGGTTGTTGCCAAATCCGCCGCCTATTTGGCAGGCAAACATAAGAAGTCAGTATTAGTACAATTAGATAAAAATGGCTATTACCGTGTCGTTTTTGGTGATGCAAAAAAATTGAAGGGAAAACTGCGTTGGCAGCTGGTTGGTCATGGTTCTGTCCAGGACAGAGAGGTGACCTTGGCATATCAGTCCGCTAGAGCACTGGCGAACAATCTGCAAGGCTTTCATTACTCCTTCGGTGCTAAATTTAGAATTAATCGCAATCCCCACTCCGTTAGCCTGGTGGGTTGTTCATTGATCGAGATGAGTAAAGAAAGGGGTTTTGCCTGGCAATTTGCTCAAGAACTCGGTAAGTACGATATCTACCCCAATGTCTCCGCCCACCGTACTGACATGGCTGTTACGCCTCATGGTCAAAAAATTACACTGGATAGCAAAGGCCTCTGGAATCATAAGGTCAGTGAGAATAAATTAGTTCTAACCTGGAATAAACAAGGCAGATTAGTCCCGACCACGGATCTGTCGATACGTTTGCAGTGGGTATTAAGCCTGGTCGATAACCTGGCCTCAGGTGAACTGAAATATAGTGCATTGAATCTGGAAGAGCTGGCTGATCTGACCGATGCGTTTCAATCAAAACAAGGGAGGTTGGATGTTAAACAGTTAATGCTAACCGCGTTCAATAACATGGAACATTTGGCGTGGCGTCACGAAATCTATCAACTGCTACAACTACAGGACACTCATCATCCTCAATTATCCGGATTAAGCGTACAGGCTGCATTGCAGCAGAGCCAATACTGGAACAAAATCCAAGAAAAAAATATCGTCGCACTGGCTAAAGCGAGCATGAAACAAAATAACAGCGGTGTCAGTGTTAAAATGCAAATAGCGCCACAAGGCTTATATATCGGTGGCAATGAGCTGCACACGCAATCTAACGCCATCAGTTTAGGGCTGGCCTGGCTACATGCTCGATGTTTGGGAACACCGGAAACCCGTCGCCTATTAAATGGTTTACTCACCCATGCTCTGATTAACGAACAAAAAGCGGATACCGATGGGATGATTACCGACGGTGAAATGAGCCAGGCCAATCTTTTCCGTCAGCAATTTATCGAATTAAAAAATTTTGATTTAAATGACCAAAAAATTTTTACTCAGCAGCTGGTATCACCCTTTGATTGGAAACCCGGCTATTATTTATTTAAAAGCCAACACCATGCGTTGATGCTAGTCAGCCAGATTGAAAACGGGCAACCTACTTACTATCTGTACGATCCCCATGTTGGTGAAATACGCTGTAGCGGTAAAGACAGCGGTAATAGTAGTCTGGCTCTTAAAGCGATACTGAACGACTACCTGCAAGGTAGAAACGCGCTGTTGGATCCTGACACTCGAGCAGAGCAATACGGGGTCACACAAAAAAACAATCAATATCATTTTACTATCTACGAAGTGAATGTCACTCATGCCGCTCGGCGGTTACCTGCACTGACTCAATTGCAAACATTGTTGATGGATTTTCGTACTCACCGCCAGAGGATGACAGAGGCAGGAGATGTCCGTTTTGGTAATATTACCCTGCCTGCTCGCGTACTTAGCCAAATTGGCGCAAACATTGACGGAGAGCCGCTTTCTCCCCGCCATCTCACTGATACCTCTCTGCTTGCCAGGTTACGTTTTTTCCCCGCGCAACTGAATAACTACCTAATGCAACTGGATAAAAATGATCCTGTTGCCACCCAGACGGTGCTATTACTCAAACAACAAATTTTTCTGCAAAAAGGGAGGCTGGCCGGTCTGTTAACCACAGGCAAGAATAACAGTACGCTCGAAGCCTCCATCGTGCTATTGGATAAAATTAATTACCATGTAAAAAATGGGCATATCATGTCTGGCTTATGGCCATCGTTACATGATGCAACAGCCTGGAGCCGTTTTAACCGATCAGTCCATCGTGTTGGTGTAGGAATGCAAGGATATGGCTACACTCGCGGTATCTATGATTTGATTAAATATCGTGAAATGCTCAAACGTGACTCTCTCACTGACGAAGAAAAAAATGAGCTGGTCTACGAAAGAAATTTAGCGCTGGCTTCGTTTGGCTCCAATGTCTTGATTGATGCGACCCAATACGGCTTGGTTAAATGGGGACAACAGCTTATTTCCACAGGCCCGGCAGCCATGATCAACCGCACCCAGCATGTGTTCAGTAAATTTGTTCGCGGGAATAGAATAACGGGCGCAACCATGCGTACCGGTGCTCGCCTAGGGCAGATGCGCTTTAATGCCAGTACCGGGATAGCAAAATTTGGTGGGCCAACGTTAACTATTCTATCGAGTGGCTTTGATATTTATAGTGCTCATCGTGCATTCGCTCAGCTAGCGACCACGGCTAATACTGAAACCCGGCAAGATCTTATCTTCAGCGGGTCACTAGCAGTTATCTCTGCTGCTGTTAATATTAGTGTTGGCATTGCCTTTGCTATGGGGGGAGCATCCGCCACACTGGCTGGCCCATTGGGCATTGCTTTGGGTATGACTATCATCGCGGTGAGTCAAGCTTATTTTGCTAACCGTACCATGGAAAAAATCAACAAAAATATCGTATTAACCACACTTGAACAATTGGAAAATACGGGCCGGCTTTTTTTCGGCATGGATCTGAACAAAGACGTGCAAAATAGATTGGCAAAATTGGAAAGCCAAAAAGCGGTACGTGAAGAATATGACCGACAATTAGATGAGCACGCAGGTAAAATTCTGGAAAAATCTGGGCAACAGGTTGATGTCGTCTATTATAGCCGTGGGAGTTTTACTTTATTAGAAGAAGAGTATTTGACCTTAATATTGGTTTCTCCTGGTGTGACATTTGTCAAACCGGCTGATCAGCATTTGATTATTTTGAGCGAAAAAGTTCGGCTACAAGACCTCGATAAAGCACAGCTTGAACAGGCTCATCGATTAAACGAGGGAGCGTTTGCCACCCATAAAAGTGGATTACTTTATTTTGAGCCAACCGTGTTACAGAGTGTTGACGATAACATTAATGTTAGCACTGATACAGTTAACCATTATACGCAGGGCAGCGTGAGAAGGCTGACGTTATCAGAGATGTTATTAAACCAGCCAAGTGATACTAATCCTTATTTAGAAAACCATGATACAGAAAATATTCTTGGCAATGCGCATGATCCCTTGGCGATTAATCGAAATCAACAGGCGGGTACTGCTGCTTTTTTTGAACTTGGGGAAGGTAATGATACCGTCATCGGTTATCGGAATAAAAAAAATATCTTTACCGTGGGGGCAGGTTTTAAACAATATACCGGTGGTCAATTAGCGGATACTTTTTATTTAATGGGTGCTCTTACTCCGCACCGGTATAGTATCCTCAATGGTGAAGAAGCTGTGCCATTAGCTGCTGCACCGCAAGACGGACATATTTTTGATAAAAATCAGTTAACAGATAACGACACACTGGTTGCCGCAGGCTCCCCGCCTATCGGAGCCAGTGGTTATATGATCGATCTTACCTATGGTGAAGTCCGTTATATTGGCCTGAGCGGTCTCGTTGCCACTGTCGCTAATATTGAGCATGCGTTGGGGCATCATAAAAGGGGTGATATTCTGATAGGAGATGAGGGTGACAACCAGCTCAATGGCCGAGGAGGCTTCGATAATCTTCAGGGGAGGGGAGGCAATGATGTTCTGTCACTCGAGCAGGGGGCCGCGGAAGGGGGCACGGGGATCGATACTTATTGTATTTTGCAGAATTCACAAGCAGGAGACGTCACAATAACGCTGTATGATCCCTTAATGTCAAATAATGGCGTGCCAGAGGTCAATAATATTATGCTCAACCATAATATTGATCAAATAGAAACCATCTCATTATTAGCAGAAAATCATAGCAGATCACAGTATTCAGTATCCATCCGCTTACGAAACGATAATGGCACGCAAACGACGCTATTATTAAAAAACGCTTATCAGCTTGCTGCTGGTAATAATAAACAGCTTAAACAGGTTAACCAATACATTTTATCAACCCGTGACGGATTATTATTATTTCCTGAATGGCCAAAAATCCTTGAACAAGATAATAGCGGCAATTGGCTGTTTTTTTCTACCTTTAAAGCACAATACAGCATTGTACATGATCAAAGCCTGCAAGAATTTTTTGCCAATAACCCATCCGCAACGCCAAAAATTGAGCTACAACAGGATAATGGGCGCGGGCAAGGACAAATCACCATCAATGATACCGTCAAATTGTTGCCTGAATATATCCAGCTGGTCGCGGAAGATTCCCCGTTTAATGATCACATCAAGGGTGATAAATTCAATAACATGCTCCACAGTCGTCGAGGTAATGACGTCTTGACAGGTGGAGAAGGTGCTGACATTTATTATCTTCATGATGATCCGATAGAAAAAATATCTCTCGAATAA